Part of the Sorghum bicolor cultivar BTx623 chromosome 1, Sorghum_bicolor_NCBIv3, whole genome shotgun sequence genome, TCCTTCAACCTGCCATGCATGCACGTTTATATATCATGTTTGATCAGTGGTTATATGTACTTTATTATTACCAGGTTACATGAGGGTAATAAGCTCCCCATCTGGTCTGAGCAGGTCGACAATTCTCTTTGGCCCATGCTGGCCTCATTGACGGCTCGAAAGCGCAGAAGAATCTGACGAACGAAACAATGCAAACCTGGTACGCACAATCATATCATGCATAACGAATACAATTTGATGAATGCAGAAGCACAACACGGCCGGGCGGTGTACAAAAGCGCATTCAGAGATGTCGAGGCCGACGACGAAGCAGCAACGGCTGAGATATCGATCGATGCATGTCATGTGTGAGATGGTGATCGAGGTCAGCATGCATGGTGACCACGTGCTCGTACACCGTCGGGTTCGAAACGTTGGCCACCGCCGGCGATAGTCGTGGATGCCGCCACGCCACGCCATCATCAGCTATAACTACGTACGGCGCCACTGCTCAACAAGACTACAAAAACATTTCTTTAGGGAGGTAAAGGTTAACAGTTCTACTTTGGCATACACTATGTGCCACTATGACATGTAAAGTCTGCAAGTGATATGTTCCTCTTTGGCATCTAAATCTGCATATGAACATCTAACTCTGTATCTTGCATCACAACAACGAGCTCTGCAAGCATATGATAGATGGATGCCGAGTCTGAATGAGACGTGTCTCTTGCAACAAAGGTGCTGACCTCGTTCTTGACCTCGATCCAGCTCCAACCGGCATCCTTCTTCACCCCAATTTCATCCATCCTCCGACGCACCCTCTCCGCATCCTGCCATTCTTCATGCATCGCATAGAGGTTTGACATCAGCACGTAGCTCGCGGAGTCTCTTTCTGAAAGCTCCATCAGCTTGTCTGTTGCGAGTTTTCCAATGTCAAGATTCTTGTGCAGCTTGCAAGATGCTAATAGTGTCTTCCAAATCAAAACATCAGGCTCGAATGGCATATTCTCGATCATGTGTAGCGCCTCATCGAATCTGCCATTCCGACCCAGCATGTCGATCATGCAAGCATAGTGAGAAGGGGTCGGTGTGAGACCATACCGATCAGTCATTAGTCTGAAGAATGTCTCCCCTTCCTTCACCAGACCTGCATGATTGCACCCTACCAAGACTGCTATAAATGTCGAATCGTCTGGCTGCCAACCACTTGAACACATCTCACTGAATGCCTCCAGTACCAAGTTTGCAGCTCCATGCTGTGCGAGACCATGGATCAGTGAGTTCCAAGACATGACATCATGAAGATTCATGACATCAAATGCAAGCCTTGCAGATCCAATTTGACCACACTTGGAGTACATGTTGATTAGTGCATTCCCAGTACAAACTTTGAAGTCACACCCCAGTTTCAGTGCCAGGCAATGAAGCTGCCTTCCTTGATCCAACAATGCCAGGTCTGCACAAGAACTCAGACCACTAGAGAAGGCATAGTCATTCGGTGTAAAACCTTCCGAATGCATCTGAAGAAGCAATGCCACGGCCTTCTCACTGAAACCATTCTGGAAGTTCGCAGAAATGGCAGCTGTCCAGCTAACAAGATCAGGATTTTCAATCTTGCCAAGCACAGCATCGATTTCTGAAACAAAACCACTCCTACCATACATAGAGAGCAAAGCATTTGATACTCGGATGTCAGTCATTAAGTTGCACTTGATGACTGAGCAGTGAATTTGACGCCCCAGACAAACAAACCCACAAGCCCCGAGAGCAATTGAAAATGCAAACTCATTTGGCTCAACGGCCTCCGAAATCATCTCGCTGAACACTCGCAGTGCATCTTCCAACCTTCCATCCCTAATGCACAGCTGCATCATGGAGCACCACGACACCACGTTCTTGGAGTCAAGATTTTCAAACACTGTTTCCGCCATGTCAAAGTCACCGTGCCTCGAATAGAAGTCAATCAGTGCAGTCGATGCATAGACGCTCTGTGAACCCATTACCTTGAGCATATATCCATGTATCTGCTCGCCAATCATTCGAGGGCACTCCGCCAGCATGCTCGTCATCGTGTGCTCGTTCGGCTACAACCCTAGCCTCATCATCTGACAGAGCATCTCCACAGCCCGTGCGAGGTCTCCGTTCCTGCAGAGCGCCGAGACGAGCGAAGTGTACCCCACGACATCCGGCGCCTCCATCCTGCGAAACACCTCCTCAGCCGCCCGCAGGGAGCCGCACCTCGAGTAGAGCTCGATGAGGCAACTCCCGATCCAGGCGTCGGCGGCGAAGCCCGCCCGCACGGCGAGCGAGTGCACCTGCTCGTCGAGGCTGAGCGCGTGGGCGCTCGCGGCCGCGCACGCCGCCAGCGCCGCGTTGCACGCGAAGTCGTTGGCCGCGACGCCGGACTCCAGCATGTCCGCGAACATGGCCGCGGTCGCCTCGAGCCACCCGTTCCGCGTGCACTCGGAGATGGCCGTGGTCCACGCGACGACGTTCTTGCGAGGCATACGGTCGAACAGGTCCAGCGCGTCCCCTAGCCTCCCGGACTTCATCAACCCGTCCAACCGTTTGCAGTCGAGGACGAcgtgaggcggcggcggcgcaccgAGGCGTACATTGgccactgccgccgccgccgcgagcgGGCGGGCATGGCTCGTTGGCGCGGGGAGTAGACGAAGCGTGGGCTGCTTCGCGTGGAGCGCGACCATTTCCCGCGGTAGCCGCACAGCGGGACTGTGGGAGGCCAGGAAAGGATAAGCCGTGTGATGGCAGCGAGGGAGAGGTGGGCGACGAGGGAGGACATGGCGCTGTTGGTGAGGACGAGGACGGTGACCGAGCTCCGGCTATTGATGTTGTGGGCGGAGGCCGCGACGGCGGTGAGGTAGAGGACTAGGAGGATTAGGTGGTGGGAGGCGGCCATGGAGCGGTATTTGAGGGGTGTCGTCTGACAAGAGTCGCGGGCAGAGAGTGAGAGAAACAGGGGAGCCGACGGGGGTATTTGAGGGGTGTCGCCTGACAAGTGGGCCCCGTCTGCCAGCGGCCGAAATCAGCCCCTGCTTCTCATCCCTGCGCCACGGTGTCCAAACCACTGACACGTTGGCCGCCAGTGTGGCAAAACCATCCTCCCAAACCGCCCCAGGGGTTAGATGCCTGGTTTTGCAAACTTTAGAGTGTAGAaaatccggttttatagttggGGGTCTAGGTTAGACACAGCTTAATACTTCAGGGGgtaagtagactttttcctatcTACAGAAGTTGTTTTCCATTCCAATTCCAGTTTCTGCAGCGCAGGACGACGGGCGGGAAGACGAAAACACCAACGCCGCCGCCTGCCGGAGTGGAAAGGGGGAAAACCCGCAGCCATCGCAATCCCACCCATCCGATTTCAATTCGCCAGTGGTGCCCGCAGCGGAGGGGATGGCGAGCTCATTCTCCTTCCCGCTGTTTACGCCGGCGGATATCGTGGCGGCGCTGCACAGCTACGGCATCGCGCCCAGCCCTAGCTTCTGCGCCGAGGACGTCGTCCACCCTCAGCCCGGCCTCCTCGCCGAGGTCCTCCAGCTCTTCCTCCTCAACTTCGTCGGGTACGCCCCCCGCCCCGAGCTGTCCCGTCTCACCTGGATCCGGCCTCATCTCTGCGTTTGCTTGCTTTGGGCCTTGTTGCAGCGACGAGCCCGACGAGCAGCTACAGTTCAATGCCCTGCAGGTGCTCGACAACCCGGAGCACCACATGCGCGCCCTACGGTTTTCGCGGATCTACAAGAGGGCCAACGCTTTCCTCCAGTCCATCCAGTTCCGGGACCTCAATATCCGCGACCTCCTCCGCGCCGACGGCCCCCGTGTCGTCCACATCCTCAGCGCCCTCATCAACTTTCTCTTCTTCAGGCAAGAGAAGCTCACCTTGCTAGAGCCTATCGTCGAAGAGTACGGCGCGATTGAGAAACGGCAGGGGGAGCTCAGGGCTAAGATCGCCGAGGTCTCCTTCCCATCCTCCTCCTTTACATTTTTCTGCCTTCTGTCCGGGGAAATACTTAGATTTTCTCTCCTCTTTGTGCGTTTTCTTTTCTGCGTTTTTTTCCCTTTCCATTTTCCACCTTATACAGCTTAGCAAGGCGAAAGAGGACCATCTGCTTAAGGAGCAGGTGGAGGCACACATGGTCCAGCAGCTCGAGAATGAGGTCAATGCCCTCAAGCAGAGGCTTCATGATTATAACAGAGAGCAGCTGTCACTGCGCAATGCATCAAAAGCCTTGGACGAAAAGAGAGAGGATACACTGAGGAAGGTGCTGATTCCTGTCTTGCcttgcattttttttcttccttttgATTAGGATGGTACTTGGAGCTTTTCCTTGGTATGTTTTTATTCTTGTTTTCTGTGTGATCAACAGAGCTTTGCAATGTGGGCTTTTGTTTAGATATGTCTACTTTGAACCTCCTGCATATTTTGGCTGCTGTCAATAATATTGGCACTACTACCATGCTGCCTTAAGCTACAACACCAAGTAGATTTCTTGTTTGGTGTATTGCTGATACCTTCTGTCAATAAATTGTTGTCCATGAAAACTAAGAGGTATGTATAATCTGGTTGTTGCTCAAGTTTCCACCATGTTATGCTACCAGCATATTAAAAGAGCATGTTTCCCATGCATGTATCAAGCATGTTATATTTGAGAATGTGCCTACAGCGTGGATACTATTGGAATTTGGAGGTAGTATGAGCTAACATTGAAATTAATTGAAGAGTCATATGCTCAAGAATTTTGTTCAATGCCAACAAGATAACAAATTGTATTGAAGTCAGTAGGTTTTGTTTGCCTATATTCTGTTCCAGGCTTCTTGGTTGAAGCTAGCACAGGTAGTTTTGGATTACATGGAGTTTGGATGATGCCGTAGGTGATAGTGAGCTGCCTTTTGGTAGGTTCGTTGGTTCAGTCAGTTGGAATTTAGAAATATTTCATCTGATTCACGTCAACAGATCATGTAACTTGCCACTGGTTTTCGTTATACATACGTTGAAAATCTCATTAGTCTTAAAAGTGGAGAAGCTGGAGTTGTTAGGCCAGACATGAGACACCCCTCTTactctgtttttttttactCCGAGGAGCCAAAGCTCCATAGGCTGCCACCTTCTGTATGTTATAGGTGCTCCAGGTCAAATCAGTCTTTACATGTTTAAGAAAGAGATCTTTTAGCATAACTGGAAGACATTTAGTTATTTAATCAGCCACTGAATGctgacatttttttttcttcctaaCTAATAATTTGTATTTATTAGCATCAGCTTTGCTTTGTATATATGGACATTGACCAGCAGAACTGCTCTTATTAAGTTAAACTGGATTTTTTTTTACTCTATTCAAAGCAGTACTTCATAATATTACATTCACTGCTTGTTTTTGTTTCTGGCAGATCAACCAGGCTGATTTTGAGTTGGTGAAAGTTatgcaagaaaagaaaaagctATCAGCCAAAATTGTTCATTCCCCTGAAAAGCTCCAGGTAGGCTGTATGTTTGTTTTAAACTGCTACAGGCATAAAGTTCATCAGGAATTGAATGGGTTGGAATGCCTAAGCTAAAAAGGCTGAAAACCATTCATACAAGCAACTCTATAGGTGGTTCTAGAATTACTTTCCATGGTAGAACAGCAAGCCATAGTTTTCCTAACTGTCTTACTCGATGCAACTAGGACTAGCAAGTATGGTGTCATCCTTTTAACTGTCGGAATGACTTTATCTCTTCACAGTtcagcatataactatgaatgAATTATTCACTCAACATATTATTGCAATTGTCACTGGGTGCTCTATCTAAGATTGCgttctttttaaaaaaatgtccattttccctagaaTCGTTAGTTCTTGCTTCTTTTTATGTGTTATGAGTGTATTTTCTTTATGTGCTTACATTGTCAAATTGCTTCGATCAGAATTATGAGCTTCAATCAGATAATCATCATCTTGTGCTAGCTTCCATAATAACTATggattttattttctatatcaAAGAGGAACCTTGAGGAGAAGAAATCAGTCCGTGATGAGTTAAAGAACTTAGAGAAGATAGCAATGCAGAAAGTCCAAGAGAAAACCAATACTCTTGAGATGTATACTAAGGTACTCTTTATGATGCAATAAATTTATTGTAAACAATACAGATCATGTGCTAACAAACAGTGTTTTCTTGCTGCTAATCTTGAGTTCCCATTTAGTTCTCCCCACAGCCTCGTATCATTCTTTTCTTACTACAGCTGATAGGCAATTGCTCAAATGATCAAATCGCAAGAATCATTTGACTTTCTATTTGgtgggggggtggggggggggcttCTTGTGAGGCTGGACTTTATTCCTGTATACTCCATTGATGTAGTTGCATGATAAGCATCTTTATTTTGCAGGTTTCTGAGAAACTAGCGAAGCATCTCTCTAAAATATCTGCTGTACATGAAAAGGTATGAATAGCGTCAAGCTTTCCTTCGCGCATGATTTTTTTCCCTTTGGCTGATTGCAGCCTTGAGTCAAATTGGTATAACAATGACTGTACAAATATATTATCCATGCTAGAGCGCTGCTGCTAAAGCTTTTGAGAAGGATGTTAAAGCACACAAAGAGAAGATCAGTGATCAAAATCTGGAGATAAAGGCACTTCGCAATAAAGCTGCTGAATGGGAAATGAAAGGTTAGTATATTTTTAGCATTGCTCAAGTATTATCAAGTCAGTTCTTAGTTCAAATGTTATCATCCCATCACTGTGCATGAACATCTTGCAATTAGTACTCGAGAACGAGGCCAAAGTGAAAGCAAAGGAGAAAGAAAGGGATCAAAGAGTTGGAGAGCACAATCGGAAGATGACTGCATTGAAATCTGAAGTTGAATCGGAGCAGAAGTGCCTTgaggagaaagaaagaaaaataaaggaAACAATTGACAAGGTGATGTTCTTATCCTGGATGTTCTGCTGTTGAaaagaattctttcaaaattgcaCTCCATGAGTTGTCACATCCTGTTTATTGCTTTACATGTTACCTTTGAATTTGATTGATACCTTTGAGCCTGATTAGTAGCTGTGGCTCTATAAATCTAGAAGGGAAAACATAGGCTATGCATTCAGCACTTCATTTAAAGCCTTGTAGGCTGTTTTCATCATTTTTCTTTATTGTTTGTACCTCTTTCACATTTTCTGACATACTGTGTGCCAATCAGGGTTCTGAATTATGCTCTCAAGCTGATTCGGTTGCTGAAGCTGGAAGGAAGAAAATAGAGGAAATCTATGGGAAGTATGATCAAGTTTGTGAGGCGGTACGTCCTAGCTAGAAGCCTATTTGATTTCCTAAAAGCACACTAGCCCATAAAGAACATTGGTTTCCTTGAGGTTGTTTGCTGATAACAGCTTTTTCTCCAGGCTAACATGTACATTGATGGTTCGGATCAGTCCTTCGAAGAGACTGATGAAGCTGCAGCGATGCTGAAAACTATAGCCCAGAGTGGCGCTTGATGTGGTGAAGTGACCATCTGGCAAAGGATCGTGGACAATTATCATCATAGTAATAATTGTGCTAGTGTCCGGCTTTGTATATATACCTTCATTGGATCATGTCGTGTGGTCACTTTTGCATCTCGTTCATGTTGTTGCTCTGATCGGGTGTGGTCAGTGTATGTGCTTTTAGCACCTCTATTTTAATTTAATTATCAGTACTTCCTAGTATTAGTGTAAGCAATGGAGCATTGGGCGTGGTCTTACAACTTTCCTACTAGCCTCTTGGTCTCAGTTTTGTTGACTCAAAgaatatatagaaaaaaaataacttAAAAATCTGGAACTCATTATAAAAAAACATACAATTTGAAACcaaaacaacttataatttgatAGAGGTTAGTgtagacttacaatttggattgAAGTTTGTATATATAAGCAAGGTTGCATTTGGAACTGAGATATCCATGAAACTGTGTATAAATCACAACAGACTACAAAAAATATGTAGTTTTTGTTCTCAAGGCATCACGCGCATTCAATTTAAACTCGGCAGATGAGTTTATTGCAGGAAAAATGGCCATGAACTGTTAACGACACGAGcatttcaagaaaaaaaattcaaagaGATTTGGAACGTTCAGTGTTCAAGCGCCCACGACaggtaaaaaagaaaagaaaaaagagagaggCCTTCCTGGGTTGAATTTGTTTTGTGGCCCATGTGAAAGCGGCCCGTTGTGCTCCGGCCTGCTAGCTGCCTGGCCGGCATCAGGTTAGGGTTCCTCCCTTCCCGTATAAAAGCCTTCCTCCGCGCCGCCACGCCGTTCTCTCTTCCCTGGCCATTCCTCATCTCGCTCGCTCGTCGTCGCAGCCGCCTTCTTTGGGTTCGCTCGCCAGCGGCAGCCATGGTTTGTCTCTGTCTGCGCTTCTGGTTATCTCCTTTTTTGCTATGGTAGTATTCTGATCCATCTTCTTGGTTGTTGACAGGTGAAGTACTCGAGGGAACCTTCCAACCCCACCAAATGTAAGCATCTTCTACTCTGAATACTTTCTTCAATTCGCGTGTCTACCCCTTGCACGACCGAAGGCTATCTTGATACAGGAGGTGATGATCCTTTGTCTTTGTTTTTCCAGCCGCTAAGGCTATGGGTCGGGACCTGCGTGTGCACTTTAAGGTTAGTCATTGAATAaatgaagatttgatctatgcAACTAATTTTTAGTGTGTTCTAGTCTGTGCTGTATACTTCTTTTTTTCTGCTTGTGCGTGAAGTTAGACATCTCAAATTTGTAGTTTCGAAGTGCAATTGATATAGCTGAACCTGACATGAGCTTAGGTGCCCTTTAGGTTAATTTTGACTCTTTCAAGCGCACTATCCTTCTAGACTTGTACATCTTCTGATCATCATATTATTGGGCAATTAGTTAGATTGTTTCTGTAGATAGTTCCAGTGAATGATGGCACAAGCATGCCTGACTCCACATGCTTAACGGAATGGAGTTCATTTGAATGTTCTATTGATGAATACGGATTTCTTTCAATTGTGTGGTCCTGCAATATTTCATTCTTCTAGTTGGCAAGATGACATCTCTTTTTAGCTATGTTGCTTATACATTACACTTGCAGTCAGGTGCAATAGTTACCTAATTCAACTCTTGCCTGCTTATGCTCACTTTTTGTAACTATCTTTTGGTTACATTTTAACCGATGCTATTGGAACAGGGCATTATCTATCTGCTGGTAATATGAAAATGTATATCAGGTTCACATTTCAGTATTTATATGATGCTGTATTATTATAGGTACTTTGGTTTCTGTTGGAATAAAGCATTGGCTACCTATGCACAATTTGTTAGTGCAGTTTGGGATCCGTCCAGTATATATATGTTGATGTATCACTTGTAGTCACTTCAGTTACTAACCTAAATAAAAAAACATTATTTTGTTTTCTGTAAGGATaggctttttatttttaggatttttttttctattttttggatgaactattgATCATAGTATAGCCACTGGTTTAGTAAATGAGAAACTTAGCAGTATGTATCGCTTCTCAAGTAGCTTTGATTTTAATAGACTCAAGGATTCGATTGGTCTCTTTGAGGATGCAAATACATTCAGGAATGATTAATCTTTAAATTTTGTATGTGTATCTCTCTCTCCTTGTCACAACTCAATAGTGTGCATGGGTTATTGCCTTGGTTTTGAATTAATAGGAAGGAAAAAAAGGCTTGCGATGCTTTTCTCTAGATAATATTCTTATAAACCTTAGGAGAGTTGCACTTAATAACATTTGGCGAACCGTGATCTCTGGTTGTGTGAATCATGGGCAAATAATGAATGATGTGATTTCTGTACTTCATGGAGAAACTAATGTTACAACGTGCATTTTTGTATCCTATTTCTTTTTGTAACTTCTGGAATCTGTAACTAATTTAGTTGGAAGCCCTTGTAATTTTATATCTTATTGAATACATGTTGGTAATAATTTTGCACTCATTTTGTTCAGAACACACGTGAGACAGCTTTTGCCATCAGGAAGCTGCAGCTTAGCAAGGCTAAAAGGTATCTTGAGGATGTGATTGCCCACAAGCAAGCCATTCCCTTCCGTAGGTACTGTGGTGGTGTTGGACGTACAGCGCAAGCTAAGTCTCGCCACTCGAATGGTCAGGGACGTTGGCCTGCCAAGTCTGCTAAATTCATTTTGGATCTTCTCAAGAATGCAGAGAGCAATGCTGAAGTACGTTACCTTTGCCTCATTGTGTGAGCTTTCCTTGTATACTGCATGATTATTCAATGTATTTTTTTCCTCCTGTAGGTTAAGGGCTTGGATGTCGATACGCTCTATGTGTCGCATATTCAGGTGAACCAAGCTCAGAAGCAGCGGCGCCGGACTTACCGTGCTCATGGGCGCATCAACCGTGAGTTCAAATACTATATTGTATTAGTCTTTGTATCACTCGTTTATAGTATTGGAGTGTTCAAATGTCCTTGGCTATCCACTGCAGCTTACATGTCTTCCCCATGCCACATTGAGCTGATGCTTTCAGAGAAGGAAGAGCCAGTGAAGAAAGAGGTATGCTCTATTAACAGAGCTTATTTTTCTTAGCATAATATTTCGTTGTTTGAACTTGCTGAGCGACAAACTGAGAATTGATGCCCATATTTATGCTGTGTAGGCTGAGACCCAAATTGCAGCAAGGAAGGCCTAGAAGATATGAAGACTTGTTTAGTATCAGTTAAGAGTGGACCGATTGtatctcctttttttttctgtacTGTTGGTGCATACTTAATCGATCCCCGGAATGGAACCTTTCTTTCTGCAGTTGTGATGACATCCCAAGAATGAGAATGTTGCCTCAGTAGTTTTTCTTATTTATAATCCAACTAAACTACCTTGGTGCTGGATTTTGTACATCGTTATCTCCTTGACTAAGAGCGATCATTTGGTCAGCACATCATAAACATGAGAGTCTGACATATTTTCCATACTGTGCCTACATCATACAGTTACGTGAATTGCACTTTAGCATTATACGTGGTTATGAGTATATCTCATCCTGAAGGTGAGCTAGATAGGTGGTTTGATGATGCAGTTGAAGCATAATATAATTTCAGATGCACGTGTCAACACCACGCCAACGTTATCTAGTCGTATCCTtagagcaaggtcaataatagagccaagtgcttggctataagccaaaTAATTAGAGtcaagttatacaataagttgtcttttacttgtctctaaaacacattctctttcttctttcttcttacAACATTTGCTTTTTGGGCCCACTACTATCTATGCATCCGTGTCCAGCTTGGTGCTTAACTaagagccaagctatcatctctctcctctcttctctcctccacatcagcattagcttggctataaaaccattattgtacctgctcttAATAAAAGTGTTGTTTGAGAGTTTGGACCAAGAATACCGATTTTAGTTCCAGTGTAATGTCTCGGTACCTGATCTGCCCATTTTACGAGAGAGAgtgaaactatatatatatgctatttGATGCTTATAGCCTCATTTTTAAATTCTAAATTTGCTGATTTCGGGTGGTAGAGAAATGACCAAACCCACAAATTTCCGATATCAGCTTTGGTAACCCAAACTTATGCAAACCTGAATTACCTGACCTGAACTTGTTAAAGCAGGATTCCAGGCTTGGTACACGATGGAGCTTCCTTTTTGCATCTTGtgccaaaaaaatttaaaagatAATTGATGTACCATCAACAATTTGGCCGTTGAAGTTTAGTTATGAGAAGTTGGTAGTCGAGCAGCCGCAGTGGCAGTCATCGATGCCCAAAGCCCGTTCGCTTAAGCTTATCTATCAAATCTGTTAGTCATTTAGAAGTgttttttctcttacaacaaatcaCTGAATAGTATTTAAATCTGTTAATcattcaacagtatttttctcttacaacaaatcaaTGAATAATACTTACCATGACTTTTGAGACAAGCAATTAGGCTTGGGTGCAATGTCAGATAAACTGGCATCACTCTTCTAAACTGCAGTGATGCTCCATGCCTGATGCACGCGATTTTTCTATTGGCCTTAAGTGAGACATATTTTTAGTATAACTGAGCAAAGATGATAAAGCGAGATGGTTTTGCAACCTTCCCAGAGGAAGAGCAGGGATATTCATATTCCTCCTTTTTTTTTAAGCTGATCATCGTGATGCAAAATTGTGTCAACAAAAATGTAAATAAAGCTCTCAATTTCTTGTCCGCTGCTAACCACGCCTTGTATTATCACTTCATCTACTAGTtattcaataatattttttataacaaATTAATGAACAATACTTTTTGTCGTAGCTTATCCAAACAAACAAGACAAGATGAGTAAGATTGATGCTATGTTGCTACAAAAGAAACCACCCAGTGCAGGCCGCCACAGTGACTGTTAAcgacacaagcatttctagaaaaaaaaacaaatagatttttttttttgaaactcaaaaaaaaaacaaagagattTGGAACGTTTGGTGTTCAGCACCCACGACAGGTAAAAAAACTTGACAGTTTTGCTCGGTAGAGAGAGAGGCCTTCCTGGGTTGAATTATTTTGTGGCCCATGTGAAATCGGCCCGCTGTGCTCCGGCCTGCTAGCTGCCTGGCCGGTATCAGCTTAGGGTTCCTCCCTTCCCGTATAAAAGCCTTCCTCCGCGCCGCCACGCCGTTCTCTCTTCTCTGGCCATTCCTCGTCTCGCTcgctcgtcgccgccgccgccgccttcttcGGGTTCGCTCGCCAGCGGCAGCCATGGTTTGTCTCTGTCTGCGCTTCTGGTTATCTCCTTTTTTGCTATGGTAGTATTCTGATCCATCTTCTTGGTTGTTGACAGGTGAAGTACTCGAGGGAACCGTCCAATCCCACCAAATGTAAGCATCTTCCACTCTTATACTTTGTTCAATTCGTGTGTCTACCCCTTGCACGAAGGCTATCTTGATACAGGAGGTGATTATCCTTTGTCTTTGTTTTTTCAGCCGCTAAGGCTATGGGTCGGGACCTGCGTGTGCACTTTAAGGTGAGTTATTGAACAAATGAAGATTTGATCTCTGCAAAGAAGTACTAGTAGTACGTTCTTATCTGTGCTGTAAACTTCTGTTTTTCTGCTTGTGCGTGAAGCTAGACATCTCACATTTCTAGGATCGAAGTGCAATTGAAATAGCTGAATCTGACATGAGCTTAGGTGCCCTTTAGGTTATTTTTGACTGTTTTAAGCACTATCCTTGTAAACTTGTAGATCTTCTATTTTTGGGTAAGTAGTTACATTGTTCCTGTAGATAGTTTCAGTGAATGATGGCACAGGCATGCCTGACTCCACATTCTTAATGGAATGGAATGCATTTGATTGTTCTATTGATGATCAGTTTCTGTTATAATTATGATTAATACTAATTTATTTCAATTGCGTGGTCCTGCAATATTTCATTCTTCTGGTTGCAAAACGACCTCTCTTTTTTGCGGTGATACTTATACATTACACTTGCAGTCAGGTGCAAAAGTTACTTAATGCAACTCTTGCCTCCTCATACTTTTTGTAACTATCTTTTGGTTACATTTTCACTGATGCTATTGGAACAAcacattatttatttatctatctgCTGAAAATATGAAAATGTAGATCAGGTTCACATTccaatatttatattttgctgTGTTAATATAGGTACTTTGGTTACTGTTGGAATAAAGCGTTAGCTACCTACACACGATTTTTTAGTGTAGTTTGGGATCAGA contains:
- the LOC8080163 gene encoding kinetochore protein nuf2, whose translation is MASSFSFPLFTPADIVAALHSYGIAPSPSFCAEDVVHPQPGLLAEVLQLFLLNFVGDEPDEQLQFNALQVLDNPEHHMRALRFSRIYKRANAFLQSIQFRDLNIRDLLRADGPRVVHILSALINFLFFRQEKLTLLEPIVEEYGAIEKRQGELRAKIAELSKAKEDHLLKEQVEAHMVQQLENEVNALKQRLHDYNREQLSLRNASKALDEKREDTLRKINQADFELVKVMQEKKKLSAKIVHSPEKLQRNLEEKKSVRDELKNLEKIAMQKVQEKTNTLEMYTKVSEKLAKHLSKISAVHEKSAAAKAFEKDVKAHKEKISDQNLEIKALRNKAAEWEMKVLENEAKVKAKEKERDQRVGEHNRKMTALKSEVESEQKCLEEKERKIKETIDKGSELCSQADSVAEAGRKKIEEIYGKYDQVCEAANMYIDGSDQSFEETDEAAAMLKTIAQSGA
- the LOC8060894 gene encoding 60S ribosomal protein L17; the protein is MVKYSREPSNPTKSAKAMGRDLRVHFKNTRETAFAIRKLQLSKAKRYLEDVIAHKQAIPFRRYCGGVGRTAQAKSRHSNGQGRWPAKSAKFILDLLKNAESNAEVKGLDVDTLYVSHIQVNQAQKQRRRTYRAHGRINPYMSSPCHIELMLSEKEEPVKKEAETQIAARKA